The Camelus ferus isolate YT-003-E chromosome 13, BCGSAC_Cfer_1.0, whole genome shotgun sequence genome segment GTAACTGCAAGGCCCAAGGGGTCGGTCTGTGTCTCCTCCCGGAAAAAGATCAAGGAATCCTCTCTCCTGGTAAAATTGGACTACCGGCTTCTGACGACAACCCAGGCGTACTGAGAGTCTCGGAGTCCCGAACGATAAGTGAGCGACCCTAGAGGAAGGACAGGCCGGGGTCGCCACCCGGACCGCCATGGCCGCGCCCGCCCGTCGTCTGTGCCACATCGCCTTCCACGTGCCCCCGGGGCTGCCCCTCGCCCGAGATCTGCAGCACTTTTTCGGCTTTCAGCCCCTGGCGGTGCGGGAAGCAGCCGGCTGGCGGCAGCTGGCCCTGCGCAGCAGAGACGCTGTCTTTTTGGTGAATGAGGGTGGGGGTCCGGGGGAGCCGCTGTACGGCCTGGACCCGCATCATCCGGTGCCCGGCGCCACGAACTTGTGCTTTGATGTGGCCAACGCGGGCGCCGCCGCCCGGGAGCTGGCTGCCCTAGGCTGCAGCGTGCCCGTGCCCCCCGTCAACGTGCGGGATGCACAGGGCACCGCCACCTACGCCGTGGTCAGCTCGCCCGCTGGCAACCTTAGCCTGACGCTAGTGGAGCGCACCGGCTTCTGCGGGCCCTTCCTGCCTGGCTTTAGGCCTGTAAGCTCGGCACCTGGCCCAGGTTGGGTCAGCCACGTGGACCACCTGACCCTGGCCTGCAAACCCAGCAGCTCCCCAAAACTGATGCGCTGGTTCCACGACTGTCTAGGCTTTCACCACCTGCCACTAAGCCCAGGTGAGGATCCGGAGCTGGGTCTTGAGGTGGCAGCAGGGTCCGGGCGCGGGGGGCTGAGGCTCACTGCTCTGCAGGTCCCTACCAATAACCTTGTCCCCACCCTTGTCCTTGCTGAGTCCCTGCTGGGCGTCACCGAAGGACAAGACCAGGTGGAGCAGTTCCTGGCCCGGAACGGCGGACCTGGACTACAACACGTGGGGCTGTACACACCCAACATCATGGAAGCTACTGAGGGGGTGGCAGGGGCCGGAGGTCAGCTCCTGACTCCTCCAGAGGCCTACTACCAGCAACCAGGCAAGGAGAAGCAGATCCTGGCTGCAGGGCATAAGCCTAGCCTGCTGGCCCAACAGGGGGTCCTGCTAGATGGAGATAGAGGCAAGTTTCTGCTTCAGGTCTTCACCAAGTCCCTTTTTGCAGAGGACACTTTCTTCCTGGAGCTGATTCAGAGGCAAGGGGCCACAGGTTTTGGCCAGGGCAACATCCAAGCCCTGTGGCAGTCTGTGCAAGAGCAAGCTGCCAGGGGCCAGGAAGCCTGAGAAGGGCTGAAGCTGGGCAAAGCTACCTGTCCTGGAGCTCTGGGAGTCCAGCACAGGGCGTGCTGGAACTGAGAAACACCCACTGAGGCCTGGAATGAAAGGTTTTGTCCCTAGGGGCCAGGTGTGGCCTCCATCTTATCAGTATCTGCCAAAAGTTGAATATCTCACTGCAGTTCAAAGAggtggggttttctttttaaactgtgaaaCATTTCTCACATAATATATATGCAAGATGTAAATAAAGGAATTACACAACTAGGAAATAGAACATAAGCAATACTTTTGAAGCCTTCTTGTGTCCTCTGATCCCAtttccctcctccacacccccaaTATTATGATTAAtaacttttctattttgtttcactgCATATGTAATGTATCCCTAAATAAATGATTTAGTATTTGAGGTAGGAGTAAGACAAATCCTCCCTTGTGCTTCCTCTCCCACTAAGGAGCAACCACTGCAGTGAGAGGGGCTGAGCCCAACCACCTGCTCTAGGGCAATGCCACAGCTCCAATCAGAGCTGACCAGAGACCTAGAGGAAGGCTGTTGGATGTCAGCCACTGGCAGGGACTCCTTGCAgctgctttctccctctcctgaGGTTGGGGAAGGACAGATCACTCCCTCCTCCATCTGCCCAGGAGTGGCTGGGAGCTCAGCAGTGGAAGTCAGGACCAAGCAAGACTTTGGTGAGGGGGCAGAGGGTAGAAAGTCTCCAAAGTGACTACAAAAATAAGCACTTTATTAAACAGGCTTCTCAGGGGCAGGGGCTTCCAGAAGCATCACTGAGCTGTACTGCTGAGGCTAGGGTGCACCAGCCGAGGTGTAGGGCTGAAAGAAACTATCCAGGACTTTCTGGCCTGGGCTGAGCTTTTTCTGTCTGGACAGGGTAGACACCTGGGATCTTTTGGAACCCTGTGCAGAAGCCGAAGGACAGAGATACTGAGGGGGCAGCAGAGAATCTTCTCCTTCCACCATTCCCCCACTACAACACTGATCTAGCTCAGATTCTAGCCTGAATATTATAAAGCTTCCACCCTGTTTACAGTACCTAACTCTTTGATCAACTCTCTAAAAGGCAGCCTGAGGTAGTCTTCCTAAGATGCAAATCTGACTCCTCTCTCCACCTAAAATGCATCAGTGGCCTGATGTTCGCGGCCCTGACTGGCCTGCACAGGCCCTGCTGACCACTCCAGCTCCTTGAGTGCTGCTGACTGTATTGGACCCACCTTGGCTCACACTGCTCTTGGGCCTGGAAAGAACATCCTTACTGCAGATTCCTTttccaaatggaagaaaatgattcATTTCTAGGACCCAGGTTACCAGTTGCTTCTTATAAGCAGCTGTTACTGATTCTTGCCTCCCAGATAGAACTGACAGCTCCCTACCTCATATCCCACAAAATCTAGTTCAGACATTTCACACACTGTGACACTACTGTCTCCATCATTTGCTcttgtcccctccccaccatggACCCAGACTGTAAGGTCTCCAGGTCAAGAACCATTCATCTCGCCCCATTGAAGCCTGTCATGGAGACTGTTCACCCAAACGTGTGTCCTTTAACTCACTGAAAACACGTGAGTGGGATTTGGGCCTGGAGAGAGATGGATGGGTGAGGGCCAAGAGACTCACCTTGCAGGTCCCTGGCTGTTGGCCCTCGTACACTCGGAACACCTAGACaaaaagggaggagaaagtgCAGGCATGGCATCTTCCTCCAAAGAGCCAGACCCCTGTGTTCTGCCCTCAAGTTCATGCCCTGGCACTTTTgtttaaaacatgcttttttgtttgtttgtttgtttccatagtAATAGGTTCACTAAGAACGTGtaggaaacacagaaaagaacaaCGAAGACAAAAAGTTAGTGCCTTTTTCATGGCGGTGGAGACAGCTGCAGTGTGAAACTCCTCACGGGTCAGCCAGCGCACGCCAGGCAGTGAGGTGGTCACCGGGGTCTGTTCTTCCAGGGTCAGACCATATACTTGATATGTCAGCTTGATGTGAGAAAAGGTGTGGACCACCTGGGGGGAGCATCAAGGGGCTGAAACAGATCTGTGGATATGGCCACCAAAGCCACCATTCCTGGCCCTTCCAATGCTCACTCACCTGCCCCAGGTGCTGGAGGCGGGTGGCTGGGAGGGGCCCGACCCAACTCTGCAGTTCCTGTAGTAGGGCCTTGGGCTGGTGCTGCCGCGAGGGCTCTACTGTCACAGACGGGAACTCCCACAGTCCTGCCAGCAGACCTGAGAGGGAGGGCAGCCAGGTGTGGGTTAGGCCTTAGCTGCTGACTCCTTCATTTCTTCCATGTTGCTTAGGCCACCTTCCTGTACTTCCAGGATCCAGGTACCTGAGTTGGGCCTCTGCACCAGCAGAATTCGGGCACCGCCAACAGCCCTGGGCTGCTCCAGAACACAGGTAGCAGAGCACTCCTCCCTGGGGGGCCTGCGACTGGCCTTTCTGGGAAAGTTGGCCACTCCCAGGGTCTGGTCCCAGGGCTCTGTGGGAGGTGCGCACAGCTGGCACTGTCCAGTGttgggagctgggaagagagatCCAGGAGCCCCACTCAGGCCAGGTGGGCTTAGGTACCAAGCCCAGGGAGCAGGCCTTGGCCCAGATCCGCAGAATCTTACTCAGGTTGTAAGATGACATGGAATGAGGCTGCCACAGGCAGCTCCTCAATAGTGTAGGGAAGGGCTGGGGCTAGCACTCACCACATTCCTCCACGTCTCCACTGCTTGGCAGGCTCTGTGAGGCCAAGAGCTGCTCCCGCTCCATCTGAGCAGCATAGACAGGGCAAGATGTCACGGGGAAGGAGTCACTCCCTAGGTCCCCTGACTGCCCCTTCCTCAGATGGCTCACCCTCTGGTGTGCCCGGCACAGGCTCTGCATGGGGCACTGGCTGCACCGTGGGCGCTGTGGGGTGCACACTGTGGCCCCCAGCTCCATGGCTGCTTGGTTAAAATCCCCTGGCCGGGCTGGGTCCACCAGCTGCTGGGATAGGCTCCTACAAAAAGGGAACATTGCTGTGAGCCAAAGACCCTTTGGAGACACCCTCCCCAATCTCCCTTATCAGCCCAATAACTTACCAGAGGTGCTGGGAGACAAGGGTGCTGCTGGGATCAGCACCAATGGCTCGGACACGGCATAACACCCGTACTACATTCCCATCCACCACACCagctgcctggcacagaggagtcTGGGAGTCAGCCTgctgtgggaggaaggaaggtgggcaTGCACAAGGTGGGGTGGACTATGGGCTCACCTGGCCAAAGGCAATGGAAGCAATGGCTCCAGCTGTGTACCGCCCCACACCAGGCAGGAGCTGCTGCAGGGTCTCTGCTGTACGTGGCATGTGGCCCCCTAGCTCCTCTATCACCTGATTGGGATGGGAAGGCTCAAGGTTATGAGACACCCAAGGCCTTAGGGCTCCTGTATTCACCTTGACACCCCTTACCTTCCGGGCTCCCTCCTGTAGCCGCCGGCCTCGAGAGTAATAGCCCAGACCAGCCCAGAGCTGGTTTACCTCCTGTGGatggggtcagaggtcagagggatCAAAGGTCAGTCCTCAGTAGTCCCCATTC includes the following:
- the HPDL gene encoding 4-hydroxyphenylpyruvate dioxygenase-like protein, translated to MAAPARRLCHIAFHVPPGLPLARDLQHFFGFQPLAVREAAGWRQLALRSRDAVFLVNEGGGPGEPLYGLDPHHPVPGATNLCFDVANAGAAARELAALGCSVPVPPVNVRDAQGTATYAVVSSPAGNLSLTLVERTGFCGPFLPGFRPVSSAPGPGWVSHVDHLTLACKPSSSPKLMRWFHDCLGFHHLPLSPGEDPELGLEVAAGSGRGGLRLTALQVPTNNLVPTLVLAESLLGVTEGQDQVEQFLARNGGPGLQHVGLYTPNIMEATEGVAGAGGQLLTPPEAYYQQPGKEKQILAAGHKPSLLAQQGVLLDGDRGKFLLQVFTKSLFAEDTFFLELIQRQGATGFGQGNIQALWQSVQEQAARGQEA
- the MUTYH gene encoding adenine DNA glycosylase isoform X1 codes for the protein MKKPRAAAGSRSRHRKQSSSQEGREKRALSSSQAKPSGPDAGLARRQEEVVLQASVSPYHLFRDTAEVTVLRKNLLSWYDLEKRDLPWRRQAEGEMDLDRRAYAVWVSEVMLQQTQVATVINYYTRWMQKWPTLQDLASASLEEVNQLWAGLGYYSRGRRLQEGARKVRGVKVNTGALRPWVSHNLEPSHPNQVIEELGGHMPRTAETLQQLLPGVGRYTAGAIASIAFGQAAGVVDGNVVRVLCRVRAIGADPSSTLVSQHLWSLSQQLVDPARPGDFNQAAMELGATVCTPQRPRCSQCPMQSLCRAHQRMEREQLLASQSLPSSGDVEECAPNTGQCQLCAPPTEPWDQTLGVANFPRKASRRPPREECSATCVLEQPRAVGGARILLVQRPNSGLLAGLWEFPSVTVEPSRQHQPKALLQELQSWVGPLPATRLQHLGQVVHTFSHIKLTYQVYGLTLEEQTPVTTSLPGVRWLTREEFHTAAVSTAMKKVFRVYEGQQPGTCKGSKRSQVSTLSRQKKLSPGQKVLDSFFQPYTSAGAP
- the MUTYH gene encoding adenine DNA glycosylase isoform X3, with translation MKKPRAAAGSRSRHRKQSSSQEGREKRALSSSQAKPSGPDAGLARRQEEVVLQASVSPYHLFRDTAEVTVLRKNLLSWYDLEKRDLPWRRQAEGEMDLDRRAYAVWVSEVMLQQTQVATVINYYTRWMQKWPTLQDLASASLEEVNQLWAGLGYYSRGRRLQEGARKVIEELGGHMPRTAETLQQLLPGVGRYTAGAIASIAFGQAAGVVDGNVVRVLCRVRAIGADPSSTLVSQHLWSLSQQLVDPARPGDFNQAAMELGATVCTPQRPRCSQCPMQSLCRAHQRMEREQLLASQSLPSSGDVEECAPNTGQCQLCAPPTEPWDQTLGVANFPRKASRRPPREECSATCVLEQPRAVGGARILLVQRPNSGLLAGLWEFPSVTVEPSRQHQPKALLQELQSWVGPLPATRLQHLGQVVHTFSHIKLTYQVYGLTLEEQTPVTTSLPGVRWLTREEFHTAAVSTAMKKVFRVYEGQQPGTCKGSKRSQVSTLSRQKKLSPGQKVLDSFFQPYTSAGAP
- the MUTYH gene encoding adenine DNA glycosylase isoform X4 yields the protein MKKPRAAAGSRSRHRKQSSSQEGREKRALSSSQAKPSGPDGLARRQEEVVLQASVSPYHLFRDTAEVTVLRKNLLSWYDLEKRDLPWRRQAEGEMDLDRRAYAVWVSEVMLQQTQVATVINYYTRWMQKWPTLQDLASASLEEVNQLWAGLGYYSRGRRLQEGARKVIEELGGHMPRTAETLQQLLPGVGRYTAGAIASIAFGQAAGVVDGNVVRVLCRVRAIGADPSSTLVSQHLWSLSQQLVDPARPGDFNQAAMELGATVCTPQRPRCSQCPMQSLCRAHQRMEREQLLASQSLPSSGDVEECAPNTGQCQLCAPPTEPWDQTLGVANFPRKASRRPPREECSATCVLEQPRAVGGARILLVQRPNSGLLAGLWEFPSVTVEPSRQHQPKALLQELQSWVGPLPATRLQHLGQVVHTFSHIKLTYQVYGLTLEEQTPVTTSLPGVRWLTREEFHTAAVSTAMKKVFRVYEGQQPGTCKGSKRSQVSTLSRQKKLSPGQKVLDSFFQPYTSAGAP
- the MUTYH gene encoding adenine DNA glycosylase isoform X2; the encoded protein is MKKPRAAAGSRSRHRKQSSSQEGREKRALSSSQAKPSGPDGLARRQEEVVLQASVSPYHLFRDTAEVTVLRKNLLSWYDLEKRDLPWRRQAEGEMDLDRRAYAVWVSEVMLQQTQVATVINYYTRWMQKWPTLQDLASASLEEVNQLWAGLGYYSRGRRLQEGARKVRGVKVNTGALRPWVSHNLEPSHPNQVIEELGGHMPRTAETLQQLLPGVGRYTAGAIASIAFGQAAGVVDGNVVRVLCRVRAIGADPSSTLVSQHLWSLSQQLVDPARPGDFNQAAMELGATVCTPQRPRCSQCPMQSLCRAHQRMEREQLLASQSLPSSGDVEECAPNTGQCQLCAPPTEPWDQTLGVANFPRKASRRPPREECSATCVLEQPRAVGGARILLVQRPNSGLLAGLWEFPSVTVEPSRQHQPKALLQELQSWVGPLPATRLQHLGQVVHTFSHIKLTYQVYGLTLEEQTPVTTSLPGVRWLTREEFHTAAVSTAMKKVFRVYEGQQPGTCKGSKRSQVSTLSRQKKLSPGQKVLDSFFQPYTSAGAP
- the MUTYH gene encoding adenine DNA glycosylase isoform X6, with amino-acid sequence MDLDRRAYAVWVSEVMLQQTQVATVINYYTRWMQKWPTLQDLASASLEEVNQLWAGLGYYSRGRRLQEGARKVRGVKVNTGALRPWVSHNLEPSHPNQVIEELGGHMPRTAETLQQLLPGVGRYTAGAIASIAFGQAAGVVDGNVVRVLCRVRAIGADPSSTLVSQHLWSLSQQLVDPARPGDFNQAAMELGATVCTPQRPRCSQCPMQSLCRAHQRMEREQLLASQSLPSSGDVEECAPNTGQCQLCAPPTEPWDQTLGVANFPRKASRRPPREECSATCVLEQPRAVGGARILLVQRPNSGLLAGLWEFPSVTVEPSRQHQPKALLQELQSWVGPLPATRLQHLGQVVHTFSHIKLTYQVYGLTLEEQTPVTTSLPGVRWLTREEFHTAAVSTAMKKVFRVYEGQQPGTCKGSKRSQVSTLSRQKKLSPGQKVLDSFFQPYTSAGAP
- the MUTYH gene encoding adenine DNA glycosylase isoform X5 yields the protein MKKPRAAAGSRSRHRKQSSSQEGREKRALSSSQAKPSGPDAGLARRQEEVVLQASVSPYHLFRDTAEVTVLRKNLLSWYDLEKRDLPWRRQAEGEMDLDRRAYAVWVSEVMLQQTQVATVINYYTRWMQKWPTLQDLASASLEEVNQLWAGLGYYSRGRRLQEGARKQADSQTPLCQAAGVVDGNVVRVLCRVRAIGADPSSTLVSQHLWSLSQQLVDPARPGDFNQAAMELGATVCTPQRPRCSQCPMQSLCRAHQRMEREQLLASQSLPSSGDVEECAPNTGQCQLCAPPTEPWDQTLGVANFPRKASRRPPREECSATCVLEQPRAVGGARILLVQRPNSGLLAGLWEFPSVTVEPSRQHQPKALLQELQSWVGPLPATRLQHLGQVVHTFSHIKLTYQVYGLTLEEQTPVTTSLPGVRWLTREEFHTAAVSTAMKKVFRVYEGQQPGTCKGSKRSQVSTLSRQKKLSPGQKVLDSFFQPYTSAGAP